The following coding sequences lie in one Chanos chanos chromosome 4, fChaCha1.1, whole genome shotgun sequence genomic window:
- the slc18a3a gene encoding putative vesicular acetylcholine transporter-A: MASEGSGGLAQSAAVKLSEMGERTKQLGTAIQDPNRQRRIILVIVCVALLLDNMLYMVIVPIVPDYLARLEKESEKAQAEMHTNTSNSTLDQTQKDNLDVQIGVLFASKAILQLLVNPLTGTFIDRVGYDIPLLIGLSIMFLSTCMFAFAENYATLFVARSLQGLGSAFADTSGIAMIADKYTEEGERSRALGIALAFISFGSLVAPPFGGVLYEFAGKRVPFIVLACICFADGMLCLTVLKPFSSRTRENMPVGTPIYRLMIDPYIAVVAGALTTCNIPLAFLEPTIANWMEETMDASEWQIGLTWLPPFFPHILGVYVTVKLAAQYPHLQWFYGALGMVIIGASSCTVPACKNFGELIVPLCGICFGIALVDTALLPTLAFLVDVRHVSVYGSVYAIADISYCVAYALGPVVAGKIVHDLGFVQLNLGMGLANVLYAPALLLLRNVCLMKPSHSERNMLLEEGATGLYDTIKMEERQSKKKGYSSSAGNCVPVDENGTFGGNTRPYSEDETSEPEYI; the protein is encoded by the coding sequence ATGGCTTCAGAGGGATCTGGTGGTTTGGCTCAATCTGCCGCTGTTAAGTTATCAGAGATGGGCGAAAGAACTAAACAGTTAGGTACAGCAATTCAAGATCCAAATCGACAAAGAAGGATAATTCTTGTCATTGTATGTGTGGCACTTTTGTTAGATAACATGCTTTACATGGTAATAGTGCCGATTGTACCAGATTATCTTGCGCGTCTAGAAAAAGAGTCAGAGAAGGCTCAAGCAGAGATGCATACGAATACCTCAAACAGCACGCTAGAtcaaacacaaaaagataaCCTCGATGTGCAGATAGGAGTTTTATTTGCATCAAAAGCCATCTTGCAGCTTTTAGTCAATCCTTTGACAGGGACATTTATAGACCGTGTTGGGTACGACATTCCTCTCTTGATTGGGCTTTCGATCATGTTTCTTTCAACCTGTATGTTTGCTTTTGCTGAAAATTACGCAACTTTGTTCGTGGCGCGCAGTTTACAAGGTCTCGGATCTGCGTTTGCAGACACGTCTGGGATAGCCATGATCGCTGATAAATACacggaggagggagaaagaagtcGAGCCCTTGGCATTGCCCTAGCGTTTATCTCTTTTGGAAGCCTGGTCGCACCCCCCTTTGGAGGGGTACTTTATGAGTTTGCCGGGAAACGGGTGCCGTTCATCGTGCTTGCCTGCATATGTTTCGCGGACGGTATGCTGTGTCTGACGGTTCTCAAGCCGTTCTCCAGCAGGACTCGAGAGAACATGCCAGTGGGCACCCCAATATACAGACTTATGATTGATCCCTACATAGCAGTGGTAGCTGGTGCTTTGACGACGTGCAACATCCCGCTGGCTTTCCTGGAGCCTACCATTGCCAACTGGATGGAGGAGACCATGGACGCTTCTGAATGGCAGATCGGACTGACTTGGTTGCCACCGTTTTTCCCTCACATCTTAGGTGTCTATGTAACTGTCAAACTGGCTGCCCAATATCCTCACCTGCAGTGGTTCTACGGAGCCCTCGGTATGGTTATAATCGGTGCCAGCTCCTGCACAGTTCCGGCATGTAAAAACTTTGGGGAGCTGATAGTTCCCTTATGTGGCATCTGCTTTGGCATCGCCTTGGTGGACACGGCGTTGTTACCCACACTTGCGTTTCTGGTTGATGTACGTCACGTATCCGTGTATGGCAGTGTGTACGCCATCGCGGATATTTCATATTGTGTCGCCTATGCCTTGGGCCCCGTGGTGGCCGGAAAAATTGTCCACGACCTCGGCTTTGTGCAACTCAATTTGGGTATGGGCCTGGCTAATGTGCTTTACGCGCCggcgctgctgctgctgcgcaACGTGTGCTTAATGAAACCTTCCCATTCAGAGAGAAACATGCTGCTGGAAGAGGGGGCCACTGGACTTTACGATACCATTAAAATGGAGGAACGTCAAAGCAAGAAGAAGGGCTACAGTTCATCAGCTGGCAACTGTGTGCCCGTTGATGAGAACGGCACGTTTGGTGGAAATACAAGGCCATACTCTGAGGACGAGACGTCTGAACCAGAATACATATAA